The sequence TGAATACCATGTAGATGAAAAACTAGAACTCGTGATTCTAgacaataatgataaaattaaaaagacaagtATATTGAATGAGCAAGATGAGTTCACAGATGATGACTCAGCGGACACAAGAGATTCAAGCCTTATTCATActgaaaataacatttcaaagaaaataaaaggaCAATTGGACAGAGCTGTTGGACAACATGAAATCCGGCCTGAAACTAATACATGTGAAACCTTCGCAGTAAAAGATGAGAAAGCCAACATTCAAATCACTGAGGAGAGTGACGCTGTAAACAAATTTGGCAATATGAACCTTTTCGAGGGATTAACGATAAAGAAATATGTTAATCAAATAACTTTGGAGAGTGACAATAGAGGAAATGAAATCAATTCTGAAAGTAGAAACAtcgaaaagaaaaagaagataaaaacgAATACCCTGGCAAATATTACGGCTGAAAATGTAGAAATCCAATGCTGTTCATTTGACACAAATGATGGAGCATTGAAAGATCCTGAACAAGTTtataaaaccattaaaacagATTCTACGGACAACGAAgaacataaatattatttgttagaTAAAATTGGCAGAGCATTGGAAGATCGTGAACACATTTATAATAAGACTAAGAATGACGTTCATCCAGAAACGAAATTCAAACAAGGTTTGGACAGAACGAATTTGGAGGAATATTACGGAATGAGAAACAGTTTCGACGATATCGAAGATGAAAGAAGACAACGCGAGAATAACGATGAATCATATCATTTAACCGAATTAAAATCTATTACAAATCACACGGCGATCGAAAACAATGAAGTTGAATGTGAAATTTCGGATGTTAGTATTACAAATAGTTTTGATGAAGTCAATGAAGAGAACAGTGATGGTCAAGTTTATCTTATCGAAGACAATGAAGCAATTTATGAAAGAATCCAAGACGAAAACAGTTTGCCAGAATACagattttaagattttgatgaaaacgaacaattttatataagaaggaaaagaaaacagatttttcaagtttttgtaGTTGGTATTTTGTCTATAATGATGATAACCGTAATAGCATTGGTTATCAGTTTGAAGAATGGTATGtaaaattctaatgcaatttggatgtaacaacttttttcattggctaaaagttgccgtcaaatccacagtatACCAGGTGTAACTAAGGAGGGGCCACCATTTCGAATTGATTGAATCAATAAATGtccgattactactatatagtcgataaaaaaacaacacctacctcgaatttgccgttttaatgttattttatctgaatttgaagcgtacaagtAACGTAACCACATCCAGTTTGTAAGTtgtcatttgtatgacgtcacgtttagccatgacgtctttgtgccaaaatcattcatgagGTTCCGCGaatttttatctatttgtcaaattaagacaatttttcaagttttatcgtatttttttctttttgtaatgcataagaatcggaataacagtactgtactggaagagttgccaccgtcaattttgatttgactgtctcaaatctccgttttactgtctccgctacgcgtcgccagtaaaactacatttgcgaccgtcaaatctacaattgacggtggcaactcttcaactacagtactttTATTCCTTTAATGTATTACTTACTTagtatttgtttaaaacattaataGACATTAAAGGTACCAGACTTATAATTGATACACTAGACGcacgtttcgtttacataagactcatcagtgacgctcagatcaaaatagtttaaacaaGTATGAACTAAAAAGAGCATTGACgaccaaaaattcaaaaaaaaaaatgtcaaatacggctaaggtattctctgcctgggataagaaaatccttagtattacgaattacatactttttaaatatttataccaCCAAAATAACAAGGTGAGCCAGCATTTCGTAAAGACGTAAATACAACAAATCAACTGATCATGAACTTTAAATGTtacttatattttgatatgagcgtcactgatgagtcttatgaagacgaaacgcgcatctggcgtattaaattataatcctggtacctttgataactaattatatatgACAATTGGTGTTGTTTAAAAATTGCACCATTCCGATGCCTTTTGTAttccatataattaatattaccaataattaacaagtttcgCATCGAATCTAGTACCGATACTTATAGTATATATCACATGTAGTTTTTCGGTTACCCTAATACCTCCTGTAATGCCTTCCTCTATCAGGAGAACTTGGAATTCCCAAAGtagttgttttatatatatgttgcaataatttaattttgtgtctaacttgtcttctgattggctgacagtgtttgtctatcagctcatagacatagtTTCGTCATGTGACCTTGatgtcatcaatgtttttttctgtatttactccgtttttttttttaatttagaattaaattataagaaatgacggTAATATTTTGTCGGtgtattcgaaataacataaaaaaatgtggtgcacacttgaAATTAACCTGTTACGCAGGTTAtttagtgtgcaccacattttttatgttacttCTTCATAGACAGACACAATATtatagtcattccttaaataaagtACAGGTAAACTAATCAGTGAGAAATCTTTTTAGCCCTTGTGTTtagtatactttttttaaatcaaacaagTGTTAAGCggttattttcaaaattttgtcagaaatgcactttttttgcaatcaaattgtttataaaatcataaatttttgaGAATTAGCTGGCCTTTCAATTCTTAAGATAACAATCTGAtccaaattttattataatattttcgaAGTAATATTATACAATTGCGAAATATATATGCgttgaaaaatatttacctAAGTATTTTCAAATCCATATCAAAGGTGTATGTTCGGGAAGGGCCATATTTCGCTCTGATTAAAAAGTTTAATGTcagataaaaaatgttttgagtTGACTTTAAGACATGTGGCAAAGTCAAATAGACCTAATTTTTTGGGGTCcttaatagcttgctgttcgatgtgagccaaggttacatgttgaaggccgttcccgacctataacggtttaatacttttataaattattgcttggatggagagtagtctcatttacactcatacctcatctttctatatctatattgCTGTAATTCTACTTTATCAGAGATTTATTCTAAGAATTTCGTTTAGTTGTATCTTTATATGAATGTTAATTGAATGACAGTTTATAAATTAATCTATTGCAGAAAACCAGCAAATCAAAGATTCGAATCAAAAGACACATGAGCTAACCAAAAAGAAAGCTGAAAATGAACTAACAGGTATAAGTGTATCTGTTAGCATTCCCTTTAAACAcattatattattaaatgtgATATAAACTTAGTAA is a genomic window of Mytilus trossulus isolate FHL-02 chromosome 1, PNRI_Mtr1.1.1.hap1, whole genome shotgun sequence containing:
- the LOC134709137 gene encoding uncharacterized protein LOC134709137 → MERNNAFINISEDEVLEQSKGSCKPLLNNHKTEGQTNNSNAIRGSCYSSCNEGENTEEEPKVNEDVHGCIQDSKFSCNKRNFDATECQNIGSEYHVDEKLELVILDNNDKIKKTSILNEQDEFTDDDSADTRDSSLIHTENNISKKIKGQLDRAVGQHEIRPETNTCETFAVKDEKANIQITEESDAVNKFGNMNLFEGLTIKKYVNQITLESDNRGNEINSESRNIEKKKKIKTNTLANITAENVEIQCCSFDTNDGALKDPEQVYKTIKTDSTDNEEHKYYLLDKIGRALEDREHIYNKTKNDVHPETKFKQGLDRTNLEEYYGMRNSFDDIEDERRQRENNDESYHLTELKSITNHTAIENNEVECEISDVSITNSFDEVNEENSDGQVYLIEDNEAIYERIQDENSLPEYRF